In the Flavisolibacter tropicus genome, one interval contains:
- a CDS encoding DUF6320 domain-containing protein: MICKNCGVQLEETMQTCPLCGESAIGEKPSTSTFSLSYGKRHPSHLAAVQMSPPQKKFTWEIVSIILLSGALTTFVVDFILNRRITWSEYPLAICLTIFCYLSLFAFWNQPTLLKMTGGLLLASLCLVILDAVTGGLHWSVRLGIPLLLISNLIASALIVITRRSRYKGINLIAYIFLGVALICIAIEGVLSFFEMGWAQWHWSVIVAACIIPVVGVLLFVHFRLKEGRSLEKTFHV; encoded by the coding sequence ATGATTTGCAAAAACTGCGGTGTACAGCTGGAAGAGACAATGCAAACCTGCCCATTATGTGGAGAGTCTGCTATTGGCGAAAAGCCAAGCACTAGCACATTCTCCCTTTCGTATGGCAAGCGCCATCCTTCACATCTTGCAGCTGTACAGATGAGCCCGCCTCAGAAAAAATTTACCTGGGAAATTGTGTCGATCATTTTACTTTCCGGTGCCTTAACCACTTTTGTTGTTGACTTTATTCTCAACCGGCGCATTACCTGGTCGGAATATCCGCTGGCCATTTGCCTGACCATCTTTTGTTATTTGTCTTTGTTTGCCTTCTGGAATCAACCTACCTTACTTAAAATGACCGGCGGGTTGCTATTGGCTTCTTTATGTCTCGTAATTCTGGATGCCGTTACAGGAGGTCTTCACTGGTCTGTTCGGTTAGGGATACCGTTACTCCTAATAAGTAACCTGATCGCTAGCGCTTTGATTGTTATTACCCGCCGATCCAGATACAAAGGCATTAACCTGATTGCCTATATTTTTTTGGGAGTCGCCCTGATATGTATAGCTATAGAGGGCGTTTTGTCCTTCTTTGAAATGGGATGGGCTCAATGGCACTGGAGTGTGATTGTGGCTGCCTGCATCATACCGGTGGTTGGTGTGCTACTTTTTGTACACTTTCGATTAAAAGAAGGACGCAGCCTCGAAAAAACGTTTCATGTCTAA